In one Diabrotica virgifera virgifera chromosome 5, PGI_DIABVI_V3a genomic region, the following are encoded:
- the LOC126885505 gene encoding uncharacterized protein LOC126885505 — protein sequence MKERVRRLSHPDYLQHDLNILRNIFVENSYPPRLINKLICNVPFVNRNILTASTMSQPGPLAQSNSAQTSVYFYALPYIPKLTIELSKIFKEFKNIKIANKNIKTIRQLYSKIKQPLTTLECTDVVYRIECTECPASYIGETGRNLSSRIISHKSDCRLNKPTCALAEHTINLDHKIDFNNAKILARESNKFKRTFLEMVHISKSDDNNLNKRSEIQNLSKIYNYILTFD from the coding sequence ATGAAAGAACGTGTCAGAAGGTTGTCTCATCCTGACTATCTCCAACATGATTTAAACATTCTACGCAAtatttttgtggaaaattcaTATCCTCCAAGACTGATTAATAAATTGATTTGCAATGTTCCCTTTGTCAATAGGAACATTCTCACTGCTAGTACCATGTCACAACCAGGGCCTTTAGCTCAGAGTAACTCGGCGCAGACTAGTGTGTACTTTTATGCCCTTCCTTACATTCCGAAACTAACTATTGAACTTAGTAAAATTTTCAAGGAATTTAAAAACATCAAAATAGCTAACAAAAACATCAAAACTATACGTCAGTTATACAGTAAAATCAAACAACCTTTAACTACATTAGAATGCACAGATGTGGTTTACCGCATTGAATGTACTGAATGTCCAGCATCATATATAGGTGAAACCGGAAGAAACTTGTCTAGTCGAATAATCTCACATAAAAGCGACTGTAGATTAAATAAACCTACGTGTGCTTTGGCAGAGCATACAATCAATCTAGACCATAAGATCGATTTCAACAATGCTAAAATATTAGCCAGAGAAAGTAATAAATTCAAAAGAACGTTCCTGGAGATGGTACATATCAGCAAGAGTGATGACAACAATCTTAATAAGAGATCTGAGATCCAGAATCttagtaaaatttataactatATATTGACTTTCGACTAG